Within the uncultured Bacteroides sp. genome, the region AGCTTCATTACCATCAATAATTAATGTATACCGACCATTCTTTTCAAGTTCGGCTATTGCATTTTGTGGCATTTCAGCAACTTGAGCGGCAACAGCTTTCATCTGTTTTCCGAATTTAGGTCCAAGTTTCTTGAAATCGCACTTTACTTTTTTCACCAATACACCAGCAGTTTCATCTACAAACTTGATATCCTTCACGTTTACCTCATTCATGATTAGTGATTTCACTGCTTCGATATGAGCTTTTTGCTCTTGGTCTACCACCGGAATCATTATACATTGGAGTGGCTGACGAACTTTGATGCTTACTTTGCGGCGTAATGCTAATACCATAGAAGTAACATCCTGAGCCATCTGCATTCTTGCTTCCAGATCTCTGTCTATAAGATTTGAATCAAATTCCGGGAACTTAGCTAGGTGAACAGAAACAACATTATCGCGTCCGGTTGCATTGATTAAGTCTGTATATAAACGATCCGCATAGAACGGAGCGATTGGCGACATTAATTTAGCAACTGCTTCCAGGCAAGTATATAATGTTTGATAAGCCGAAAGCTTATCCTGAGTATATTCACCACCCCAGAAACGTTTACGGTTCAAGCGAACGTACCAGTTAGACAGATTGTCATTTACAAAATCAGAGATTAAACGACCTGCTTTTGTGGGTTCATATTCATTATAGCAAGTATCAACTTCCTTAATTAAGGAGTTGAGAACAGACAATATCCATCGGTCAATCTCAGGACGTTCGTTTACCGGAATATCTGTTTCCTGATATGCAAATTTATCTACGTTTGCATACAGAGAGAAGAATGAGTAAGTGTTATATAATGTACCAAAGAACTTACGGCGAACTTCTTCAATACCTTCTACGTCAAATTTTAGGTTATCCCATGGAGAAGAGTTGGTAATCATGTACCAACGTAAGGGATCTGATCCATATTTCTCAATTGTAGAGAATGGATCTACAGCGTTACCCAAACGTTTAGACATCTTGTTTCCGTTCTTATCCAACACCAATCCATTAGATATTACAGCTTTGTAAGCCACATTATCAAATATCATTGATGCAATTGCATGAAGAGTAAAGAACCATCCACGAGTCTGGTCCACACCTTCGGCAATGAAATCAGCAGGATATACTTCACGATTATCCAGAATTTCCTTGTTCTCGAAAGGATAGTGAATCTGAGCGTAAGGCATTGCGCCAGAATCGAACCATACGTCGATCAAGTCGCTTTCACGTTTCATTGGTTTGCCATCTTCCGATACCAGGATAATATCATCCACATACGGACGGTGCAAGTCAATTTTGTCGTAATTTTCTTTTGAATATACGCCAGCTTCAAATCCCTTATAAGGATTTTCTTTCATGAATCCAGCTTTGATAGATTTCTCTATCTCATTGTATAATTGCTCAACAGACTCAATACAGATTTCCGCAGAATTATCTTCAGAACGCCAGATAGGAAGCGGAGTTCCCCAGTAACGTGAGCGGCTTAGGTTCCAGTCATTCAGATTCTCCAACCATTTTCCAAAACGACCTGTTCCGGTAGATTCCGGTTTCCAGTTTATTGTTTTGTTAAGTTCTATCATACGTTCCTTGCAAGCAGTAGATTTGATAAACCAGCTATCTAATGGATAGTAAAGTACAGGTTTATCAGTACGCCAGCAGTGAGGATAGTTGTGTACATGCTTTTCAATCTTGAAAGCAAGGTTGGCAGCCTTCATCATCATGCAGATGCTTACATCCAAAGTTTCATCTTTTTCTGTAAGCTTTGGATCGTAGTCATTCTTCACAAAACGACCAGCATATTCACTATATAATTCTACGTTAACCTTCTCTTTTACAAACTCTTCATCAAGTACATCTAAAGTATAAAATTTACCAGTTAAGTCCACCATTGGGCGAAGCTCACCTTTCTTGTTAACCAATTGCAATGGAGGAACTCCGGCAGCTTTCGCTACGCGGGCATCGTCCGCACCAAATGTTGGAGCGATATGCACGATACCTGTACCATCTTCCGTAGTAACATAATCACCAGGGATAACACGGAAAGCACCTTCACCCGGATTCACCCAAGGCATCAGTTGTTCGTATTCCATGCCAACAAGATCAGTGCCTTTGTATTCGGCAATTACCTTGAAAGGAACAAGCTTATCTCCTGCTTTATAATCTTCCAGATTTAGTTCTGCAGCTTTAGGGTTAAAGTGTGCATTAACCAAATCCTTTGCTAATACTACTGTGATAGGTTCACCAGTATAAGTATTGAAAGACTGAACAGCTACATAAGATATATTTGGTCCTACGCAAAGTGCAGTATTTGAAGGCAAAGTCCATGGAGTGGTTGTCCATGCTATAAAATATGGAGTACCCCATGCAGTCATTTCCGGTTTAGGATTCTTCATCTTAAACTGTGCAACCACCGTAGTATCTTTTACATCGCGGTAACATCCCGGTTGATTAAGTTCGTGAGAGCTCAAACCTGTTCCGGCAGCAGGAGAATACGGTTGAATGGTATATCCTTTATACAGTAATCCTTTTTTGTATAGCTGTTTTAAAAGCCACCAAAGAGTTTCAATATAACGGTTATCATAAGTGATATAAGGATCCTTCATGTCCACCCAATATCCCATTTTATGAGTCAGATCTTCCCATTCTTTAGTATATTTCATCACGTCCTTACGACATGCAGCATTATATTCAGCTACAGAAATAGATTTTCCAATATCCTCTTTTGTAATACCTAAAGCTTTCTCAACACCTAGTTCTACAGGAAGTCCGTGTGTATCCCATCCGGCTTTACGCATCACCTGGAAACCTTTCATTGTTTTATATCGACAGAAAATATCCTTAATAGAACGAGCCATTACATGGTGAATACCCGGCATACCATTAGCCGAGGGAGGTCCTTCAAAAAACACAAACGAAGGACAGCCTTCACGTTCTGTCATACTTTTGGCGAAAACACCGTTCTCATCCCATTTCTTTAGTACATCTTTGTTCACCTGCGAGAGGTCAAACTGAGAATATTCAGTAAATCTCTTACTCATATTTTATGCTTTTAACTAGTCTTCTGAAAAATAAAGTGCAAATTTACAAAAAAAAGACTAGATAGAAACTTTTCTATAAGATTTTTAGGGGTAACAATCATTATGTA harbors:
- the ileS gene encoding isoleucine--tRNA ligase, whose protein sequence is MSKRFTEYSQFDLSQVNKDVLKKWDENGVFAKSMTEREGCPSFVFFEGPPSANGMPGIHHVMARSIKDIFCRYKTMKGFQVMRKAGWDTHGLPVELGVEKALGITKEDIGKSISVAEYNAACRKDVMKYTKEWEDLTHKMGYWVDMKDPYITYDNRYIETLWWLLKQLYKKGLLYKGYTIQPYSPAAGTGLSSHELNQPGCYRDVKDTTVVAQFKMKNPKPEMTAWGTPYFIAWTTTPWTLPSNTALCVGPNISYVAVQSFNTYTGEPITVVLAKDLVNAHFNPKAAELNLEDYKAGDKLVPFKVIAEYKGTDLVGMEYEQLMPWVNPGEGAFRVIPGDYVTTEDGTGIVHIAPTFGADDARVAKAAGVPPLQLVNKKGELRPMVDLTGKFYTLDVLDEEFVKEKVNVELYSEYAGRFVKNDYDPKLTEKDETLDVSICMMMKAANLAFKIEKHVHNYPHCWRTDKPVLYYPLDSWFIKSTACKERMIELNKTINWKPESTGTGRFGKWLENLNDWNLSRSRYWGTPLPIWRSEDNSAEICIESVEQLYNEIEKSIKAGFMKENPYKGFEAGVYSKENYDKIDLHRPYVDDIILVSEDGKPMKRESDLIDVWFDSGAMPYAQIHYPFENKEILDNREVYPADFIAEGVDQTRGWFFTLHAIASMIFDNVAYKAVISNGLVLDKNGNKMSKRLGNAVDPFSTIEKYGSDPLRWYMITNSSPWDNLKFDVEGIEEVRRKFFGTLYNTYSFFSLYANVDKFAYQETDIPVNERPEIDRWILSVLNSLIKEVDTCYNEYEPTKAGRLISDFVNDNLSNWYVRLNRKRFWGGEYTQDKLSAYQTLYTCLEAVAKLMSPIAPFYADRLYTDLINATGRDNVVSVHLAKFPEFDSNLIDRDLEARMQMAQDVTSMVLALRRKVSIKVRQPLQCIMIPVVDQEQKAHIEAVKSLIMNEVNVKDIKFVDETAGVLVKKVKCDFKKLGPKFGKQMKAVAAQVAEMPQNAIAELEKNGRYTLIIDGNEAILEATDVEIFSEDIPGWLVANEGKLTVALEVTITEDLRKEGIARELVNRIQNIRKSSGFEITDKIKITLSKNAQTDDAVNEYNSYICNQVLSNSLVLANEVKDSIELNFDDFSLFVNIVKE